One Triticum dicoccoides isolate Atlit2015 ecotype Zavitan chromosome 3B, WEW_v2.0, whole genome shotgun sequence genomic window, GCTGCCGCCAAGACTTCGTTAGGCTAGAAGACGCCTCTGCTCCACTCCGTAGATGCATGCTCATTTGTCAACCTGTTCATGTCATCCATCAATTGCTTTCATTGAATTTATGAAAAATAATAGCAATTCTAGAAGGAAAATGTAGGAATTGGTGACTTATGGCATGACCATATGCTAACATGATCCCTGATGAGCATTGGACTGACTTCACCTAAATGACTCATGAAGCTGCATATGGATCGTTCAATGCTcagttccaattcatgtgaacacaAATAAAGTCTGCCTGAGATATACAGTATTACAACCTACTACATCCTGATGCATTATTGCAGGTATATTAGTGCAAAATAAATTCAATTGGTTGCAGAGGCACCATAAGAAAGCTTTTTGATGGCAAACAGTGGGATGGAGTTGAACATAAAACTGCACTCTGTCAGCGTTGTGCTAATACTATTCCTTCCGTTACAATTGTGTGATAACCTTCTTGACATTCACAGGGTTCAAGGACTTCGTATAGCCCCGACCAATCCCAATGGGACGCGCACCCCGTTCCAGGATATAAGCAACACTCAATCCTTGGGTGATGAGCATTACACAAGCACCCAATTTCAGTTTTTGTAGCTCAACTGCTGAATTGTGCCATTGATTGCAGACCCTAAAGAAGTAAAAAGGCAAGAGGGATAGAGAGCGGTATGCACAAAATAAGGATGAGATTAATAAGATTCGACGTGAGGTTTACAAACAGAAGAAAATTGCCTCTGCCGAGAACAGTGGGGCACAAACACAGCTAGCTGTATCACAAGGTAATGAAGATGAACTTCATCCTACATGGCCCAGTTATAATACTGTATACTGATCTATTCTTCATCTACATGGCCCAATTGGTTGCAGGTTTTGATCACATCGCGCTACGTAATAGGGTGCTAAACAAGAATGATGCCGATGTGACCTCTAACTCTATGTTAGAGTCGTTTATTAGTGTGATTTATTTTTAAAAATCATTGACATATCAACTGTCTCCAAATGAAAAAGTGCAGACTTTAAATGTGTCACACTTGTTATTCCGTTCTTGTTCTGATTACTTACACCATTCATTTGGGAACGTAGAAATTTCAATTTATTCCTTCAATTCCAGAACATAAGATTGTACTACCAGCAAAATTTAAGCTGCTGGGATCATTGACAGAAATAATGAAATATTGCAAATTTATGATGGCTGTTTTTCTCTGAAGTACATATGTGATTATGACCTCGGTCTCAAATATAACTGGTTTCATTGCCAAGCGCACATGTACTAACTAAATTGAAACTATCAAGAAGTGCCAATTTCATCATGGAGTAAAAAGTATTCTCAGTCCCTAACACTAACAGCCATCGATAAAATTGTAATGTGCACACACAAAACTGAAGACAGCATAACCAACAATGAACAAAAAGAGATAAAGGGCCACGAAAActatcaatttttcttaccacacgtgagcagtaataataataaaacataAGTACGAAACTCACCTTGATGGTTTCTTCATAAAATGGAAACCTATGATGTCACCAGTCCCAAGAGCCTTGAGTTGTAGTACAATATTTGCAAGGTTACATGGTTTAATCTCAGGAATAGTGGATTCTGCCATTTTATCAAACTCACAGTCTTGAAACAACCGAAAACACTTCCCTGGCCCCTCCTGTCCAACATGGCCATTGAGGGCACATTAAACTAACTGGCAAGACATAGGATACAAGAATTATATTTCTGTAGAGAATGACACACTTTCCGTATATAATAAAAAAGATATAAGAGAAAGCACACAAAAAATCAAATAAACGTTCTGATGAGCCGAGCCCTATATTTCTGTACAAAAATGTATTACGAAAATAACTCCATTAATTATGTATGTGTGGGGtataaaaaaagcaaaaataaaagcaGGTGTCCTGAGATAAATCAAAGGAGTTGCCAAACAAAAGATGAATCAAAGGAAAGCGTGGGGCCTGAGAGAACAATCACCAAAAACATTGTGTACACTGATGTTTTAGAGGGGTGAGGTTCGTGCGATCGTTCGTGTTTTCTTTGCACCTTTGCTTTTCTGTCTATATAACTAATTCTGGACCTAGCACTTATCTTTTTTTTTTAACTTCCAGGTTTTGATCGGATCACACTATATAATAAGCATGAAAGAAGAAGGATGTCGATGTGACCTCCGACTATGCATATCTGTGTCTCCTATTTGTGTGATCTATTTATTTGTAAATATAAAGCACAACAGCACACCTGAAATATTGCAACTTGATGATGGCTGCAATTACTAGCATCTGTCTTCTCAATGCAAATTTTCCTATTACTCATGACCAAGAATAATGAGAAAACAAAAGTACGAAACTCACCTTGATGGTTACACATCAATGCCAAGAGTTTTCAGCTGTAGTACAACATGTGCGATGTTACATCCTTCAATCTCAGGAATATTAGATTCCGCCGGTTTAACAAACTCATAACTAAAAGTACTTCGCTGGCCCCTCCTGTCCAGCACGGCCACTGATGGTACAATAAACTGGCAAGAGAAAGGACACAATAATTATACTTCTTGAGAAAATGGTATAAACTTTCTCTGTACAAAATGGTAAAGGAAAGAAGACACAAAATCAAAGAAACCTTCCAACAAGCTGAACTCGATATTTCTGTATAAAGAGCAGTCTCCAGACAGATGGGTATACCTCTTTCGATTCAAACTTGTTGCTCCCATCCCCTTTCGGCACCTCCTTCTCCCTCAGGGTATCTGAACCATTAACGGTTACCGAACGGGGTCGGAGAGCAGAGCATCCGGATCGAGGGGAGAACAAGAGATGGAATTGGACCTNNNNNNNNNNNNNNNNNNNNNNNNNNNNNNNNNNNNNNNNNNNNNNNNNNNNNNNNNNNNNNNNNNNNNNNNNNNNNNNNNNNNNNNNNNNNNNNNNNNNNNNNNNNNNNNNNNNNNNNNNNNNNNNNNNNNNNNNNNNNNNNNNNNNNNNNNNNNNNNNNNNNNNNNNNNNNNNNNNNNNNNNNNNNNNNNNNNNNNNNNNNNNNNNNNNNNNNNNNNNNNNNNNNNNNNNNNNNNNNNNNNNNNNNNNNNNNNNNNNNNNNNNNNNNNCGGCGAGTGCATCGGTACGAGGGAGGGCCCCGGCGTCGCCGGCGAGCATGCCGAGCTCGAGCGCCCCGGCATCGCCAAGAGGAGGCAGGCCCCGGCATCATCGGATAGGAAGAAGGGGCGGGGCAGAGGAGGGGCCTGCGCGGCCAAGGCGAGTGCGTCAGCACGAGGGAGGGCCCCGGCGTCGCCGGCGAGCATGCCGAGCTCGAGCGCCCAGGCGTCGCCAGGAGGAGGCAGGCCCCGGCGTCACCGGATAGGAAGAAggggcgaggcagaggaggggccTGCGCGGCCGCCGGCGGTGCTGGCGAAGGGGAGGGACGGGGCAGAGCAGGGGGCCGCGCGTCCGCCGGCGTTGCTGACGAAGGGGAGGGGCTGCCACCAGATAGCTCCGGCCATGGATGGGGATCGCGTTGTGGATGAGGGAGCCAGGGAAGAATGGGGAAGAGAGAAGTGTGAGGGGCGGTGGAAGGTTGACTGATTTTTGTTTATCACTATACTATGATGGTGAGTGAGTGTGGCATTGTCCAAACAAAAAAAAGTCTTTTAATAAAAATCCATTATACTCTGTATGTTCCTAAATACTGAGTACAAgttttttagagattctaatatggACCACATCACTCTAAAATACGCTCTATATTCATCCGTAGGTAGTCCATATTCAACTTTCTAATGACTTATATTTAAAAATGGAGGGAATATTTCATAGGGATTCATAGGGAATGTCAGCTTCTCAGAGACATTCCATCTCACTATATGGATAAAAACTTTTATGTAATTTACTATAATCACGTATTAATTTGTTTTCTCATTGCACTAATATTTTCTTATTCTTATTTTAGGCGATGTTTCACTATGCACGAAACTCAAGTCATCGTGAAAATATGGACATTGTTATATTGAAACGATTGTTCCGTAGCTGGCCTGAGAGCAATGACTATCATATCTCACAATGTGATATGATAAGATTTTAGATTTTCATTTATGACAGTGCTTTATTTGGTCTTAATTAATATTCCATATATTATTTATAAACTATCGCATTGTGCATATTTTGTTGCCttggtgtatgtttggacaattttTATTGTTTGTTTTGGATCAAAATAAAAAATGTGTCTCAATTTTTTTGATCCAATACCAATACCTACTTTGGGGAGAATTTACTTAAAACCGTGATCGGCAACCTAAACATTGCCCTTGAAAGTGCAAACCCTGCATTCAAGGACGATATCTCTAAATGGGAATGCATAGTTCCTGTTGCTCCAACAAACTCACACTGGTATGAATCTTTTTAATACATTACAATATTTATTGATTCATTCAAAGCACATTATATCTTTATTGCATACATGCAGTACCCTGTCGGGTTATTTGGTTTTCAATTTCATGCACCCATTGTGCGATGGAAAACTATATTTTCCCATACCCAAGGTGAGTATTTACACCATGCTTATTTGTATACACATTGTACATGCAACTTGTTATAACAATGTTGTATAATGCATATGTAGGATGGTTTTCAACTGAGGAAGCAATTTTTGGTGCATATTCTAAATTATGAAGAGAATGAAGCTCAAAACAATATCCCATCCATTGAATGAAGCATCATAGATCGCATCTACAGATGGACCTTCATTGCTTCAAAAGATGGACCTTCAAGACATGCTTAGTTCTGGTTcttaaaatatattttttgtaaCAATTATAATACAATTATTATGTGATAGTTAATTTTATGCAGAGACATGTTTCTGGATCATGTGTTACACGCTCGCTCATATCATTGGGCATTAGACACATTTAAATGGCtcggtaaaaaatcactaaaataaaAACTAAATTTACAACAGATGTTTTTACTATAGATTATGGTACGTGTGTGTTGGATCACAAATATGTCACATTTTTAAAAAATACAATTTGAGTGACATGATAACATTTTTTAGCCATCTGAATTTTTATGTAATTTTTTTGGTTAATATTATACCATGTGAACTCATTTTGTttcagacgtgcattgcacgtgcatgcttactagtgaAGTATAAAGTGCGCGTGCGTGACTGGCTGGAAAATCACCCGGTAGAATCACTGGCCCTGTTGTAGTACTGTGGTGGCTGCTATGATGGTTTCAGAGGCTGGTGACGAGCGTTGGTGTCAAGTTCAGAGATTTCTTCGTTCTTGATTGTAATTTTATTTCTTGGCTCTTGTTCCTTTGTGCAAAGGCTAGCGATTTgttgtcttttcagttttgtcagttCGGTTTGTGCGTGCCTTGTACTATGAGCcacgtattaccatgaaaaaaaatCACTGGCCCTGTTGTAGTACTGTGGCGAGCGCGTCGCGTTTCGTTTCGTTTAACGAAACTGCTCCACACACGACAAAAGTGTGGACGATAGTTGCACGACCAAGAATCCAGCGGCCGCCTGCTCCTCTGTGCATGAGATTCTTCGGCTGGATTTAAGTGTCGTGCATGAGTCGTCCAAACTGTGTCGTCCAGATAGCACTGCTCTTCGTTTAAAGAGTCTGTGGAGGCAGGGCCACGTGATGGGTGTCCCTCGTCCGGATCTGCAATTATTTTGTTTACAAAATGCGCGCGATGTCGATCCGAATATTTGCTCGTAATGGTGTGTGATGATGCACGGCGCACGGAGTTATTTCGTGGTCATGCGAAAACTCAAACGTGGATTCAGCACTGAAACCTGCTGTGTGCTCTACACCGATTTAGGGCTTCTTTGGTTTTAAATAAGTCACttacttataagtcgaaaagtaaaAAATTGACTTATTTTACCAAAcagcccaacttataagtcataagttgcttcaccccaacttaaaacttataagtcaccccttttGCATGGGTTTCACCACATGCATGATGTGGATTGATGTGTGAATGTGTGGTCagatgacttataagtcaggtgacaaccaaacaggcgtgacttataagtcattAGTTTTAAGTCatttgacttataagtcaggtgatttATTAGAACTAGACAGACCCTTCCTTGATTCCATACAGCTACAGCTGAAATTTCAACGCTGTGGATTAAACCAGACAATGTTTCACTGCCCTTTTCgagcccaaaacccctccctctGCTCAaataaacaactcctgcacaccgctcctcCCCGCACGGCACGGCACGGCACCATCCACCGGGAAACTTCCCCGCAAGCGCCAAACCGCGTGCAGGCGCGGCGCGCTCGTGGCCGACCCACCACCGCCCGCCCCGGCCCATCCATCATAATTTACCCACCAGTCCAGACGGCATCCAATGCCCCCACCCACCCGCCCCGAGATCGGATCTGAGCCCTCCGCGCCCACCAGCTCTCACGCCCGCCCCACCCCGCCGACGCACGGGCCCGTTCCGCGCGGAGGGCCACGCGGCAGCGGCTCTGCCCGGGCACATGGCCNNNNNNNNNNNNNNNNNNNNNNNNNNNNNNNNNNNNNNNNNNNNNNNNNNNNNNNNNNNNNNNNNNNNNNNNNNNNNNNNNNNNNNNNNNNNNNNNNNNNNNNNNNNNNNNNNNNNNNNNNNNNNNNNNNNNNNNNNNNNNNNNNNNNNNNNNNNNNNNNNNNNNNNNNNNNNNNNNNNNNNNNNNNNNNNNNNNNNNNNNNNNNNNNNNNNNNNNNNNNNNNGCCTCTCCCCCCCCTACCGGGGCGAGCACGCCCTGCCGGCCGCCGGTGGCCTGCTCGGTCGTCGGTGAGTACGCGCAGCGGCCCGAAGAGGCGCGTGCTCGCTCCAAGGGCGAGGGGGGAGGCGCCGGATCTCGCGGGGCAAGTGCGCCAGCGACCTGAGGTATACATCGTTCTCTTCCTGATCTGGATCCGGCTACTTCAGTTTCCTAGAGTTTACCGAGTAGATCCGCTGCTGCGCGCATAGCATGAGCTGTCGGTGATCCGCCGTAGGTTTAATTATGTCCTCCTTCTGCTCCAGTATATCCGGCTGAGCTAGGCTGTTGGACTAGGATCACAGGTGCATGCATCTTAAGCCCAAGCTGTTGGGCATTCACCGTAGTAGAATCGCGCGTTTTACTTGGAAACATGATTAAATCCTAGGGGTTCGACCGAATCATCAGTAGATCTATTTTCTTCAAGAAGTAAATCATGCGTGCCGAGTATTTTTTTTTATTGCTGCCTCGTGCGTGCATCTTAGTTCTTCAGTGCAGATTGTTGGCCATCCGTGATAGATTTATAGTGCTAATCTGGTGGTGCAAGCTGCTCGAGCAAACCAAAAGTTTTCTATGCCTTGTTCTACATGAGGCTTGCTCTACTCTTGGGTAGGTCTGTATTAGGCACTGTTTCTTCTATGAAGAACTGTGCACTAGTGATAATAGTGTGGGATTGTTATTTACCCGTTACTTTTTTTGTGCTGGTTGGTGTGTGTGTGATCTAAGTGCAGAATGCTTGTCATTCACTCTTACTTTTTGTGGGTCATTTAGATTGTCTGAGTTCCTTTAAGGTTCTGCTCATTTCTTTCCTAGATAACATAACTAGCTCATGATTCAGTACTGTGTTTCTCTTCATGAAGATATATTGTACTCTTGCAGATTTGCTTGCTTGCTGACCattgtaatttttttcttttcaatAGGTATCTTGGTGTAGAATGAAGTGAAGAGGGCAGAGTATCTTGGTCTTATTAATCAATGCATCATATTATGTGCGCAATAAGATTTTGCTATGCTTTCACCGTCGATGCCCACTGGTTGGATCATGCTTCTGTTTATGAGCTCATTGAAGTAACTCTCTCGTAGCTCAAATGGGCCAATTTCTTGTTTGCGTGGCACACAAAACCTTCAGCTATCCATCTCCATATCAGTTGGTCTCTCTTAATTTTGTAATCTTCTGGAAATATGCTTAAGTATAATAAATGATGCGAAGGTAGATCATAGAACATGAACACATGGTGTAAAAGAGGCACTCATGCACCAAAACTATAAAAAGCAGCAAAGAAAATGAGTAAAAGAGGCACTTGACTTGTAGATTATACAAGAGTGATGATCTGGAAGTCAACCCTCTTTTACCAGTAGTTTTGATCTACCTTCTCATCTATAGGATTAGTTATTATGTCTAAGCATGTTTTTAGAAGATTAGAAGATTAAGCAAGCTCATTCGATACGTAAGGTGGATAGTTTGAGGTTTTGTTTATCATGAAAAACAAGGGATTAGCAAGTTTGAGCTCGGTGgtagaattgctcaatgagatcgtGAATAGGAGCATGATTCAACCAATTGACATCAATGTTGACAAAGGCATGGAAAAATCTTATCGTATACATGATATGGTGATTGATTTCATGTGCTGAAGAAAAACACTTGTGGCACTGAGTGAAAGCGGTCTATCCAAAGGCAAGATTTGAAGATTATCCACCCGAAAGAGCACTACAGGTAGCAGTGATGTGACAATGTGGTCTCTTGCAATTGTTGATTCAGTGTAGATTATATTGAGTGTTCCAAGTTCTACATGCCCTGGATATAGAATATTGTGCTGCATGTCTCCATTCTTGGCAATCACAATGATTCAAGAATACTGTGTTTGCTAGGACATGAAGCTCCCATTGTATTTCTAACCACTAATTCTGAATTAATAGTCATGAATCTCTTGGTGTATTTGTACCAACTTTACTGAATTATAGTTGAATCTAGAACTGTCAAAGTTCTGTGTCGGCTCCTGCAGTCAGCTCATGATGAATTTGTTTTCCCATTCCTTTATTTTGATGCTTGATTGTTATTCTGTGTGATTCTGATTATTATCCGTTGTGTCTCTTTTCTTTATAGCAGTAGCAGCTTTTGAAGTCTTTTTACTCTGCTTTTTGTATGAAATTTAAGGTCGTTGTTCTGAAATGATCTGTATATGTTGTTGTGAATTTTTTTAATGTCCTGTATATGTTACATTTGTTTAAATTTGTACTAGCCTGAACTGATTAAATGATTTTTGTAGGTAAAATGATATGGATGAGTACAGTACTAATGTCTTCAAATTTGTACTAGCCTGAACTGATTAAATGATTTTTGTAGGTAAAATGATATGGATGAGTACagtaccaatgtcttcagctgttatTTTCTTTCTGACTGCTATCAGTAGCAGGATCACAAGTGAGGGCGTGCAATGCCCGTGCTGAATCTACTTGTTGAGCCATTTGAAGATATTGGTCCTGCATGCTTCCATTTTTGCCAATCGAGGCGGCATGAGAGGCTGAGGCTCTAGAGCACTGCATTTGCCTTGTTTTGATTTGTCTTTCTTCTGTAGTAGAGACATGAAGTTCTACTTGAGATTGTAAGGAACTTGCAGTCAGTCAAGTTTATAGTACAATTTGTTCAAACAGTTCAGTTTATAATACAATTTCTTCGAACTTGACTTCTGTACTGATGCTAAGATTTCTGGAACCATatgttgtgaagcaaaagaaagccCACTCCTAGGTCTTGCACTTTATGGCATGGCACAAACGTGTACATGATTCTTTTTACCCTGAGATGGAGGCATTAGAAATTTTTGATCGCTAGAAATTCTAGTGTTCCTCTCGATCCAAAGCCAATTCCACTGCTGTAGTGTACATTCTTTCAAAAAATTTAGACTTTGGATAGTTATAGCGGCCCATGGTGGAAGATGTACCTTTCTTTAGCATTTGATCTCGAGCTGAGAAAAGTACTTACACGGTCAATGTTGGTTTCCTTCTACtcactccattcctaaatataggtctggttcctaaatataggtctttctagagatttcaacaagtgactacatgcgatacaaaataaataaatctagactctaaaatatgtctatatacattcatataTAATAGTCTATTTAAAAtatctaaaaaaacttatattttgaGGGAGTACATTCCTACCGTCCCGAGGCGGGCCTGGCGCGGGCCTGGGgggctggcggcggagggaggaAGCCAGGGGCGACGTGGCTAGCCTTGGTTGGCTGCAGGGCGCTGGCTGCGGCGGCGGAGGCCATTGGGGGCGCGCCACTTGGCGGCGGTGGGCTTGGCCGGCGCGCAAAACGAGGCCGAGGTGGGAGGTGGCTGGCTGATGATTGGGGTGCGGAAATTTAGGCTACCCCAGCTTCTACCAGGAAACAAAGATTTTTCTAgtgttttttctttgaaagatttATTGTTCACAGAAAGCAGCTGAGCTCGGGTTAGAAATGAATATTCGTACGTTACCAGCCACTTCACCCAGAACACCACCAGACTCGCGCTTAGTTAAGCCGCACAAGCTAAGGCTGTGTTTGGTTGAGCTGTAGATTCTGTAAAAGCTGCTGTGAGCTGTGAGCTGTGAAAAAGCTGCTGTGAACTTTCTGCTGTGGATAAGCTGGAAGCCGTTTGGTTGAAACAACTGTGAAACTGTAGATTTGGTTGTGAATGTTCTATAATGCCCCTTAGGCCATAGTAAAATATGGTAGTTGACCGTAGAGCAATGATACGTACATGGTAGGCAATTGAACGTCCATTTTGCAAACGGAAATTATGACAATTAAGACGATTCATAGGTAACACATATGCAATTTAACGATTATGCTTTGACATTTCATATATCCAAACAGATTGTTACGCCATAATATTATTATGGAAGACATGGAGCATAGACAAAACACATATGGTTGACATGATGATGGCCTTCATCGACATAACTAACTTATCTTGCCATCGCAAGACAAGCATCAGCTATCCTACTACGAATATTGTTCATGCTATCTTCATTCTCCTCGTCTTCAACGGGATCCGCTTGTGTTGGCGCCACCTCCTTTCGTAGCACTGGAGGTACATACTCATCATCGGCATCacatttatcaaaaactttgtcacGCAACTTGCTATCACGAATGAAATTGTGCAATACCATGCAAGCAATGATGATATGCTTCTGTGTACGAGGTGAGAAACTTGGGACACCTTTCAAGATGCGCCATTTCTGCTTGAGTACCCCAAAAGCACGCTCAACGACATTTCGAAGGGATGAATGTGAAAAGTTGAACAACTCATACTTCCCTTCAGGTGGACGGTGACGGCGAAGACGAAATTCCGGCAGATGGTATGTACTCCCCTTAAAAGGAGCAAGGTATCCTGTTCGGTTTGGATACCCAGAGTCCACAAGATAGTATTTCCCTAAAAAAGAACACAAAGTTAGCGTCACACATAAGAATATAACTAATGTTCACATCTGTTAGTACATTATACCTTTGGGTGGTATAGGAAATGAAGGGAAGTGCGCTAATGCGTGATTCAAGACCCTTGTATCATGTGCACAGCCCGGCCAACCCGCAACCACAAAGGTAAACCTCATGTCAAAGTCACATACTGCAAGCACATTCTGAGATGTGAAACCATGCCGATATCTATGGTTAACCGCATCATCTGCAGGCACTGAAACTGGCACATGTGATCCATCTATGGCACCAATAGCGCCTTTGAAATGAGGCCAGAAACGCTCTTCCTTAATCTTTTCATGCTCATGGCTAAAAGTAGGATCTGTAGGTTTGATGTTATCTTTCGCTAACTTGCGCAAACATAACAAAACTTTCTTGAACTTTGTATGAACTGTCCAAAGTGACCGTACAAAACGGTTCTCAGCTTGAGCAAATGATTGAGGGCCTCCAACAATCCATAAAAACATGGCCAgtgactcaattgatgaaacattaGTGGTTGATGTCAAACCATATGCAGATACAAGCAAATCATGAAGTGCCATGAAAACATCAGTGCCCATtcgaaacattttataaaagtatcTAGGCCGATCGTAACACTCCATGACCCATTGAAGTCCTGTTTGCTGAGGCACTCTGTATGTTTTGTTCAAGTATCGCTCAACATAGAGGTTACCTAGGTTTCCCATGATAGCAGCCTGCTTCGCAAGTTCAGCTAGATGTTTCATTCCCTCCTGTCCCTTTATGgcaacttcttccattcttgcatccATCTACATAACAATATAAAAATGTTAAAATATTCATGGTCATCACATAAATATGATCAGACTACACGAGCAAATATTTCTCACAACAACAATATGGTAAAATAACAGAAGCAAATATTTCTCACAACATAAATATAGCAAACAACCTcttacagcctcttacagaaatgtagggaaaggctgcgtactatagacccaaagtggtcggacccttccccgaccctgcgcaagcgggagctacatgcaccgggctgcccttttataAATATAGCAAACAACAATGAGCAAATATTTCTCACAACATAAATAAGGCAAAACAACACGAGCACATATTTCTCACAACATAAATATGGTAAACAACAGGAGTAAATATTTCTGACGACATAAATATGGTAAACCAACATAAGCAAATATGGTCCACGAGAAAAGCAAATACATCCACAACAAAAGCAAATATGGTCCACAACACAACCAAATTTGGTCCACAATGAAAGCAAATATAGGTCTATAACATAAACAAATATGATTCACTACACGTGCTTCAACATCTCCTTCTCATGCTCCCTCTCCAGAAAATCAAACCTCCCTTCTTCTGTTTCAAGAACATTGAAGATTCCCCTAAACTCGGGCTTCACTATAAGAGTGAGCGTTGTGTGCATGAGAGCAGTTTTTTCCTTCACACCACATTCCTTGACCATCTTCATGACTTCTGAAATTGTGGGGACATGGTTTGTTAGAGGAGCGGATGATGCTTCAACACTTGAAGTTATCTTCTCCACTCCAGTTTCTATTTTCTCGCATGTCTGCTTGTACAATCGTAAGAATGGACACTTCTCTTCCTTCTCCTCATTTGCATTAGAAGGTTGCTTgcgcttcttgcttggttttggtttCTTCGAAGATGCCAACTTCATTTCAGCACTATCATCGGGTTTCTCGAAAGGAACCGCATTATCATCACTTGATTCATCAGAAGATATATCTCCAGCACAAGAAGCACTAGCCCCAGTAACA contains:
- the LOC119282299 gene encoding L10-interacting MYB domain-containing protein-like, which produces MAEKAVWDDAHLKKLIEILREEVEKGNRPLGYLNKKGWANVLEKWEARTGKKYPKDKFKNKWDAIKNEYTWFMELKNEATGLGWDDAKRTVDCSKEWWDEHIKRCQESTGNKCNHMKFKKQGPKHLEDLHIIFDKVHVTGASASCAGDISSDESSDDNAVPFEKPDDSAEMKLASSKKPKPSKKRKQPSNANEEKEEKCPFLRLYKQTCEKIETGVEKITSSVEASSAPLTNHVPTISEVMKMVKECGVKEKTALMHTTLTLIVKPEFRGIFNVLETEEGRFDFLEREHEKEMLKHV